Genomic DNA from Eschrichtius robustus isolate mEscRob2 chromosome 4, mEscRob2.pri, whole genome shotgun sequence:
attcattcattcacctgaGTCCTGGGAagcctttcttcccttttcttttaagCTCCCTTGCTTGAGAAGCACTTTGGGGGCTCATTCCCCTTATTTTCTAGAAAAGTgcatgaagaaaccaaggctacATGGGCCCAGCACTTAGACCCAAGTGCCTGGCTTCTGTCGCAGGGCCCCTTGTGCGCTGCCTTGCTGCCTCCCAGGGTTCTGAGCGTACACGCCTATGCCAGAGCCTGAGGTTGACACCGGCTGGGACTCGGTGcctgagaagagaaggaagagcctATGGGACTCTCCGTGCTTTTGACTCAATCAGCAGCTCAGTGGCTCCGGGCAGGCAGTAAGAACAGTGCCCAACTATGCAGTTCAGAGCCTCACACGGCAGGGTAGCAGAAAAGACAGAATTTAGACTAGATGCCAGCCGACCAACTCCATGACCTTAGAAAAGCCACAGTATCTCCAGATCTTACAAGAAGCAGGTAATTGGAGGTAATTGGTACTTTGAGGAGTAATGGATGTAACGTATGAATCCGCCTTCTCACACACCCCTTCCACCTGACTCGGGCCACGGTGCTCCAGGATTGGCAACACAGCCAGCCACTGAGAGCACCCCGGTCAGGTCACTAGTGTAGCATTTACCACTTTACTGAAACCACCCgtttccctctctccatctcctgaTCCCACTCCTTAAAGACAGCAGCCTGCGGCGGGTGTCGGGTACACAGCCCTGGCTCACGCTCGTCATACTCACACCATGCCAGGCACATTTCAGTTTCCGAGAATCTGCAGTGGCTACTGTGcttacacactccacagacagcaTCAGTGAGAATGTTTCCAAGGTCAGATGGCCAGTAAGCAAGGGTAGGAGCCAGAGTCTCCCTGCCTGCTCACACCATTACAGTTCAAGGCAGTGGCCTTGCCTCACCTCCGGGCACCCAAAGGTGGATCGGATTGGTATAGAAAAGACTGCACAGGAGTGCTGATAATGACCCTGGCCATTCCCCCATATGCTCCTCTCTACCTGTAACGTCCGgtggtggttctcaaccttggctgcacattagaaccacctgggaagcttttaaaattcCCAAAGCCTTCCACCCAACACAGTGGAGCCCaggcatcattatttttaaagctccccaggtaaaTTCTCTGTGCAGGAGGGCAACTAAACATCAAAGGGACCTCTTTAAATAAGTTTAACATATTATGACAAGTTGATTACCTTGATTCAGCCAAGGTTAAGAGTCACTGATTTAGTGGGAGATAATTCTTCTTTGTTTAATTATACTTTTTATTAAACTCTTGCTCCATTTCTTCTACAAAATTTTGACTTTAAGGCAAAAgtcgggggagggggggagtaCAAAGACACATTTGTCCTTCATTTTTATCACCTTTAGAGACCTGAAGTTGCTAGGTGTGTTTAATAACATAGAATTTTGTAATACTGCTTGTAGTACTAccttgtttttacctttctttaaaaatgctaaCAAGAGCATATTtgcctcttaaatttttttccatgtaTAGAACTGTAAGTTTTAGACTTTAAAAACTCTAGCACTAGTCATATTCTTTCTTTAGAAATGTTGTCTCttatttaaactatttaaaaaaactataataaTAACTTCCTTTGTTCTCTGGTGTAGTTTCAGTTCACGTGCTCAGCAGTGTCATTCAGTCCCAAGGTAACTCCCTTTGTAGactggagggtgggagagaagatCCTCACCTCCAGCCAGAGCACTCAGCCAGAGACCTTTATCTCATTAGGCTCGTTTGTTAAACTAAGATTCTGCTTCTCTGGGATTACTGGACTCTTCTACATTGGAAGGAATCTTCAACAGAAATATGTTGACTTATTTGTTGTCAAAACATGTAGTTTGCCTGCCGAGCGTAAGGCTGCCTGCTAGCTGCATTATACCATTTCCTCACATCAGCCATGTAAATCAGGCATTATTCCCatgttacaagtgaggaaactcagGCTCAAAGAGGTTGAGTCCAGAATGACACGGCTTCTAAGTCAAAAACCTAGGTTTCAAACCTTGCTCCTGAGACCCCAAGGTGATTGCCCTTTTCACTCTATTGCACTTTTCATCTGCAAAGCTGAGGAATCAGAACAGGGGCTCTGGCTCTTGTTCAGCCTTCTTGCCTCATTGTGTGCTGCAAGTGATACACTTGGTTTCAGAAGGAAATCTAAGGTCTCAAAGGTGTACGTTTGTCAGCAACATTTGGAAGTATTTTTTGCCATCAAGATGGCCATCAGTTTTCAGTTCAGTCATTTCAAGTGCACGATAGATtagcaaaaagaaaatacttcattgattttttcattgtttaGATCTATTTACCATTCAATTCTGATTCTTTGTAATTGTCTGGAAAAGTTCTTGCTGAGTGAGGCAACAGTTTATTCTTAAATACTAACTTAACTGGAGAAATGTTGGCAGTTTACATACCTAATGTTGCATTGTTTCACTGATCAGGTATCACTCGTTTACATGCTAATGGTCATTTAGGAGTagactgttttaaaattttggttactAGGAAACGTTAGTTAGACTAGCCTTTGCTATCTGTGGCTAAATAGACAAAAGGAGCAGAGAGAATTTTGGAGTGCATGTGCCACCAGACTGAGTGCTTTGCATGCACGATCCTAGTTTGCTTCTCCTGATTACCCTTTAAGTTTGATGATATTAAAGCCTGTTTCCTTGCCTGACAATAAGTAGAGAGAAATCACTTGCCTACGGACCCAGCAAATAAGGGACAGAATCAGTTTGAACTACAAACCTGCCAACTCCATTCCCTCTGCTCCTCATGGGCGGAGCAGCTGCATTCCTGCCCTAGCCGTGGATATGGTAGAAGCCACAATGAAAAGATTTCTGGAAGAGCTTCCTAAATTTGCTTCAGTGTCCAGAAAGGATACAGTCAGTCAACTAAAATTTGCTGAGTTTGCTGGGCATCTCTCATGAACAGAAGATGTATGTGATGATCCACGTAGCATGCACATGATTTAATTGTCTAGCCACTGCTTTTAAACTTTTCTCACTAACATCTGGTGTGGGGACACGTTCATTTGCTACAGGGATAATTCACAGTTCAACTGGCCTTGGAGAGGAAAAGGCCGTTCGGTAACTATCAATAGATTATATGTAAGCCTAAGTTGTAATGAGCACTCTTGTAGTTAAAGCATCTTTTCCATGGTGATTATAATCACCTGTTGGCCCCTTTGCCACTAAGGCGAGGTGGATGGTTTGGTCCCAGAGGTAAATTATCTTTTAGACTGTACAGCCAAGCaactataattaaaattataaaatgagattCACTGTGTATTCCAGAAAAAAGCAATTTCCAGGCAGCAAAGAAGCCTGTATTTTAGCCCCTTGGACTATTTATGTGATAGGCatcatttcttctattttcttcataaaaaAGGGAGAATAATACTCTTAATAGTTTTATGTGTAAGTAACTTATATAAGCACTTATAGTCACACtgtcacatttaatcctcacgacaaccttgtgaggtaggtactgtctattttctattttacaggtgaggattcAGACAGTTTGCTCCAGGTCAGACATCTAGAAAGCAGTGGGACTGGGATTTGAAACCCTGTAATCTGATTCCGTGATCTGTAGCTTTAAACACTATTTTACTGCTTATTGCTCTTCTAATTCTGTTGAGCACTTGATGTTTCCGGTATTTAGAAGTCAAATGCttcctttttaataaaaacttaCACAACCTTCATGATTTTTATAGCCCTCAATGTCACTGGTTTCTAACAaactctgtttttctccatctgtcCCCATGATAAGTTTTTAAGAAACCAGGTCAGGTGAGCTCAGAGTCAGAAGGAAAACCCACCAGTAGTGGATGCTGCCCTTAGGCTTTTTCCCCAGAAAAGACAAGACTCAGTCTAGAGGAAGCACATTTGTCACACATTGTGTCCCTCCTCTTTGTGTGTGGAAGCCGCCTTTGTCTGATGCTGGAGATAATTCTGCGTTAAAAAGCTCACTTTTTGCTGTATAAGGCAGACAACTTAACATTAAGTAGCTATTTTATTATTGTGTCCAGAGTTAATAATACTATTTTCTGTGTTGTCGAGAACCTTCCTCAATGAACTTTAAAAAGTGTACGTCTCTAGTTCTAGGAGGTCAGATGCAGAGGTTTTGTGACAGGTGTTGTGAGTGTGGAAGGTCGGTGATCACTGACACTGGTGTTAATCGTGATTGATTAGtgcccccagcacctggcacacacaCGGCCCTTTATCTACAGTGTTTCATGTAATCCTTGGTCATCAGTCCACTGGACAGTAATCTGCCAAGAGGACCCCGCTTCACAGGTGGTTGTACCTGAATGTGAACCAGGTAGAGAAAGGTGTATGGAGGGAACAAGGTCTTGGGAGCCCATTTACTCAGGTGTGCTTAGTGTGGCCTCAGGAGTGTCCAAGTATAAATGCCAACATCAAAGCCATCTGAGTTCTTCTGTGCCACTGCGTCCATTTACCTCTGTCTTGGGGTGCTACATCTGAGATCTTTTTCACCCACAACTAGCTCCACATGTTGCAGTGGCCAAAGAGAACTTTGTCTGCTTGTTTTGAAGAAGCCTGACATCTTTGTCACCTGGACGGAGGGAAGTACCAAGGTAGAAACATGCGTTATTTTGAGAATGGTTTAAAAGCCAAGAAGGCCCTTTCAAACAGGTGACGTAATTGGGTCATAGCCTAGTGTCCTGCCTCCCCATTAAACTGCATTTGCTAATCACAGCCTCATGCTTCATATTGACACTTGCTTCTGTGGATTCCTGATTCAGAATAACTGCTGAGATGGTTTTGCAGAAGCACCACCAGGAGGCTTCTGCATTACTGAGGCACCAAGCAGGCTTGGTTAGTTCTCTAGAGAGAACTCTCCTCCAGCAGGATGCTCTCCTCTTCTTGCTAAGGTATGTGATTTTACCGTTCAGTCTGAGATTTCAAGTCTTCAGTTCCAGGAGGAATGACACCCCCAAGTTTTAAAAGGATTTGGAGAGAAAATGGCAAAACTgccttttgtgattttttttttttaaaagagttggtAAGCAGGTTGTACCAGGCAAgtaaattactttcttttctttcctccccctctttctttttccctccctgcctctttcccttcttacctcttcttctcttccttcttttcctcttcttcttcttcctcctcttctcttcttctctctcaggATTATGAGGCTGGTAGATCAGATATGTACATATTGGCTGATATGCACCTCTTGTGAACAGAATTGAGACAGGAAAGGAGCAGATTAATGACTGGTCTATCAGGGATTAAGTTGTTTGTAGCTCCAAGGTCAGGATATAAGGAAGTTACAGGAAGGTtggtttcagttttatttaaggGTAAATTCTGGACAGTGATAActatgtgaaaataaaattagcTGCCCGAAGAGAGAGGGAGTTTGGCTCATGGTAGTATTAGAGCATCAGCTGCATGACCAACTGGTGAAGATGTTTTAAAGGATTGAAATGTTGCTGGGAGTTTCAACCAGTGATTTCTGATGCTGGCTTTTCATCAGAATTATATGTAGTGCTTTTACAAACCATAAatgtctcttctccttccctctcccactgaGATTTAGATTGATGAGCTTTGGGGTGAAGCCCAAGAATGTCTATTTTAGCTCTGATTCTGCAGCTCCTCCAGATTCAGGAACCACTGGACCAGATCCCCTTAAAGCCTCTTTTCAGCCTCTGCATTCCTTGGGCCAGTGGTTTTCTTAGGCTCTGGTTGCAGCCATTGCGTCCTCTGTTTTAGCAGGATGGAGATGCCAACTTGAACATGTTGACAATAGTAGCATTTTTAGATGATAAAAAGTCTGCGACTTCAGGGCTAAGCATTCATCTATGTGAGCATGGAAGAGTGAGCAGATACAAATGGGTGGCTGGCTTGAGGTCACTTCATTAGTGCAGAAGTTCTGGGTATCACTTCTGTCTCCTTTCACTAAAGCCAGTTTACAAATCCAGAAAGTGAAGTGCGTCAGCTTCTCCCAGTGACTCCTTTGAAAGCTCTGCCTGCTGTATATGTACCAGGAGTGCAGAGGAAAATGACCGTCCTTGTCTTTGCCCATGGCTGTCAGTTTGCAGTTTGAGGCATCCACGTGTCCTGTCCTGTGCACAGTCCCCTTGCATAGGTGTGTGTTTGAACACTGAGGGGATAGGTTTGCACCTTGCAACCCCACAGGCCTCTGCCCGCTTGGTGTGTATTACATACAGACTTGGGGTGGGTCAAGTCTGATTGCGTCCCTAGATGCTTGATTGCACGCTGGGAGTTGTTTTTGAAAGGAGGCAACTGTCTTTTGCAAAAGCAAAATAGGAAAAGATACTactgcaaaagaaaataaaggttgTCATCAATGTGGTACGTTCTTACGGTGCtttccaaaaatgtttttaaaggcaGGTTGTATGCTAGATCTGGATACACAATAATTGTTTCTCTCCACCCCACAGCAAGACCTTCTGCTCCCCCAGGTCGGCCTTCCAGACTTACTTTGTACAGCTCTTGGCCTATTAGCAGGGTGCCAGAAGGAAGCTGCTAATTCCCATTCGTATCGCTGCCCATCATTGAACAAGCACTTACTGAGGCCTCTGTGCGCCTCTTGACATTCAGGgaagtgctttaaaattttaaaagtgttgtCTTGTATTGTTTAGGGTTTTAGTCATCATGGCAGGACTGTGGAAGAGGTTGGATAAATACCCGTAATTCTGATTGCCAGATGAAAAAATTGAGGCTCAACAGGTtgaaagtgttttttttaataaggtcaTAACAGAAAGGCTTTTAGCAGGTCCCAAACTGGAGTGGTTTTTGTTTAGTTCTGTGTATTCTGAAACAAGAATGCGTAGTTACAGATAATTacctatttttatgtaaaaatcacTGCATTACACATATTGTGGTATTGGCTCTAGAAAACAGGAGCTGCATTCCAGGCcgccttactctctctcccctGTGTCCTTGCTGCCATGGTTTCGCTCTCTGAGACTCCGGTCCCTGTAGCAGCCAGAGGCAGTGGCTGGAATATAGATCAGATCATGTCATGTTCTGTTGCTGCTCCAGTCTCTCCCCGGGTCTCCTCCTCACGTGGGGAGAAGCCACATCCTTACAATGCTGCACCATAGATCTTCCCCTGCCCAGTACCCTCCGGCCTTTCTTGCTCATTGCcccccagcctcagcctcctTGCTGGTGCTCCAGTGCTCCAGGCCCACTTCCCACAGAGCTCCGCCCTCCTTCAGCTTGAAACGCCCTCCTCCCAGGCTGCCCAGAGGTCTCTGCTCCAGCGTCAGCTTCTCTTGAGGCCTTTCCTGACTCTCCACACCCCAGCCCTACAACTTCATCACATAGTTACGCCCTGTCCCCCTTGCCTGGCTTTATGGTTTGTTTTCCACAGTCACTTGCCACCATCTGCCAAATAAATATACAGTTTGTCTCCCCTCTCTGTACCATtgtgaggggagggatggatttgcTTCTGGTCACTGCCCTGTAGCGCCTAGAGCAGTGCCTGACACCTGATAGATGCTCAGTAAGATGTTGAAGGAATAAGTATTTGCCTGCCTAGTATTGGCAGGATAGTATTGTCTTCTTACCACTTGTGAAAGCAAATGGGGCACATGAGAGAGAGAGTTGGGATCCACGCCGTAACATAGTAACAAATGGACACCTGAGCCAgagtcctggctctaccactggtTAACTTGTGCGTTGAGAAACTAAAATGCCAGCCTCCTAAGGTTTTAGTGAGGCTGTTATGAAATTATAGCTGTGAAATTGCTAGAATGCTCTCAGTGACACTTAAAAATAACTCACTCAGCAAAGGCTATTCTGAATGACTGCCATGATTACCCCAGTATATCTATGTTTATGGTTGGCCTAAAGTGATGACTTTTAGGGGGGCGGagtttgaaaatgttttcagtttagGCTGGTTATTTGCCATTTCTGTTGTACTGTGTATCACTGTCGACATGTGTTTCAAGATAGTAGGTCAAGACTTAGCATAAAATCCCCAAGGTCATTGAAATATAGGGTAAATTTGGAAATACGTTAGCTAAACCTTAAGTTCATCTATTAATGAtgctttgtgatatcttttttcccctttagtgTTGCCTGGAATATCAGAGAATTGGAAACAGTCATATTTTGGGATCATGACCTACTGTGGTGGTTTATGAAAAAAGATAATATGTTCCTGGGAAGCCAGCTACAAAGTATACTGAAGGATGCTTCCTAAGAGTTTTATCATGTCTCTCTGGATTTCAGTGGCCtctttttagaaatgcaaatgaagaaGATGAAGGATAGTGGACAGCAGTTGTGGACTACACAAGTGGATGACGGACACAATTCCTTGACCATGTCGCTCAAACAGCCTAATGCTAATCGAGCGACTCGCCCAGATAGACAAGAAGCTCAGACTCTTCTGTATCAAGTCTCCGAGGCAGAGGCTGCCACGATGACCGTTGCTACATGTGTGAAGTGTAAAAGTGTGTACAAGATCCCACTTCAGGATCTGAAAAGGGATACTGGGCAAAGCCAAAAGGAGGACAAATATGTTTGCTTCAAATGCAGCCTAGGTGTGGCCCCTCCCCATTTCCATTTTGTGAACAATAATCACAGTGCTACTCACATAGGGAATAAACCGGAAACCATCTCAAGTTCTGTCAATAACAAATTTAAGGTAAGGAACTTTAAGCCAGGCAAATACTATTGTGATAAATGTCGATTTTCCACGAAGGACCCTCTGCAGTACAAAAAGCACACACTTCAGCATGAAGAGATTAAATTCATTTGTTCTCACTGCAGCTACATTTCCTACACTAAAGGGGAGTTTCAGAGGCACTTGGTGAAACACACAGGCATTTTCCCTTATCAATGTGAGTATTGTGATTATGGTGCTATTAGAAATGACTACATTGTCAAACACAGGAAGAGAGTCCACGAGAAGGCTGGTGGAAAACGGCTGCCCAAAACCATTGCCAAGCTGGAGCCAAAAAGAATCAGTGCATCCAAGCAAAACCCAGAGCTTTTAAAAGCTTCCAGTCCAAGGACTGCGTTTCAAAATAAGTTGTCAGATCAACTTTCAAGGTTCTCCCTCCATTCAAATAAAGACAGAATGCACAACATAATGTTATTACCTGAATCAAAGGAGTACCAAAAAGATGTCGTGTGCATTCCAAATAAAGTGACGCTGTCAGAGCCCAATGAAGTCAACCTGTTTGAGAACAAAAGTGTGGAGGTGGAAGTGTTATCCCCTGCAAAAGAGCCTGTTCAGCCGGGAATGCCATTAACGGTTGTGGCACCAGCGGAACTAATCGTCCCTGCAAACTGTTTAGCCCAGTTGATAGATGTGAAGGTTGTCAATGGAACACAGCAGCTTGTGCTGAAACTGTTTCCTCTGGAAGAAAATAATTGCCTTGCCGCTGGTGGGGGTGATGGAGGTAATTCTGAACGTGTGACTAAAGAGAAAGATTCAAGGGAACAGGAAAAAATGGCTTCTGCAGAACAAACAAAGTCACTAATGATCGAAGGGAATGTTGGAAAACTTGCAGGCATCCATAATCTTCAATCATCAGTTCAGAAACAACTTAAAAACGTGAAATGGGTAAGGTCTTATGACTTTTTCACGTCAAATTCTAGCGTGCACAGTGGTGGAGAATCCTTTCTCAACCCTGATAGAGTTGAGGGTTTGCAGAAAAAAGGTTATACATATCCACAAAGAACTGCTCTTCCTTCCATTGCCTTAAAAGGTCATTCTCCATCATCTCTAataaaaaatggtattttaagTGGTCTTGGAACTACGTCAAACTCTTTTCCATATAAAGCTGCCGTTTCTTttactgaagatggaagaaatttACACAGTGACTCACAGCAGTTATTTCCTCTTGCTGCATCGCCTGCAACCATTTCCTTCTCTGGAGAAAAGGACTCACTGCCCCTAAGTAAAAAggacgtggaatctagaaatgaGATCAGTTTTCCTGTAAAAATGGCTCCCCCTAATAAGAAGCTGAAACATAACCAGACACAGGAACACAAGGCAGTTTCAAATACAGGCCAGATTTCCTCTCAACCTAAAAGTGAgtatttacacataaacatagcGGGAGAAGATGGAATCAGATCTCAGCAGTCTGGGGATAAACCTTTGGAATTAAAGAATTCTGAAAAGACTAATGACTCCTTTGAAGGCCCAGTCATCTCATCAGTGTTTTCTCTGAGCTCTGGATCTGAAAACGTCCCTGAGGGCATTAAGTGGAATAGTTCAACGTCCAAAATAAAGTCAATTGAACTCTTGCGCAGAAAGATAGCCCAGTTAATTGAATCCTGTGGCAAGCCTTCATCTTTGGCTGCAAGTAATGCACATCGTCATTCTGTAGGGAAGGCATCTAAGGTCACTTCGAAAGCTACCTCTGAAGGTATTCAGGAAATCAACATGTCATTTACCAGCACTGGCTATTCCACAGGTACTCTCCCGAAACCTCGGGATGACGTTGGTATTAATGGACAGCTTACTCATCAGCAGATATATCCGCATCTTGTAGAAGGCAGCAGTGGGAAAACCGAAAGCGGAGTAACCAGGAAGCCACATTTGGCTCCTCCAGTATTGATCCCGAAGGGGGCTGTGTTGAGGGTTCTTAATTCCTCTGAGAATTCCCACATTATAGAGGCTACATGTGAAGCACCTGTCAGCATCCCCTGCAGTGAGACACAGTTAATAAAACCCATTCCGTTCTGCCCAGTGAAACAGACAGACTTGGACTTACAGTCTTCGACAAGTGAAAGTGGGCCAATAGACATGTCCCAGAATCATGATCTATCTCTTTGGGCTAAATCAAGAAAAGAGAGTGCTAATTGTAGCACCATGCTTAAAAAAACTGGACTCCTGCATGGACAGCAAGGAAGCAGTGAAATGAGTAAGCAAGGGAAACTGTTTTCCAGAAGTCTTCctgtaagtaaaaataaaaccaaacaagtCAACTCAtccaagaagaaaagcaaaattcaGGCTGATCCCAGCCGCTGTTTCAAGGATCCTTCCATTTTTCAGGTTGCAAGACAACTTCGACTGATAGCAGCTAAACCAGACCAGTTGATCAAATGCCCCCGTCGGAACCAGCCTGTCATCGTGTTAAACCATCCTGATGTCGACTCACCAGAAGTATCCAATGTGATGAAGGTAATAAACAAGTACAAAGGCAACGTCCTCAAAGTGGTCCTATCAGAGAGGACTAGGTGTCAGTTAGGCATCAGGCGGCATCATGTCCGGCTGACCTACCAGAATGTGGAGGAAGCCAATCAGATAAAAAGGCAAATGATGttgaaaatgaaacttaaaaaagtTCATAAAAACAACTACCAGGTGGTGGATTCCTTGCCTGATGACTCATCACAGTGTATATTTAAGTGCTGGTTTTGTGGACGGCTCTATGAAGACCAGGAAGAGTGGATGAGTCATGGCCAACGGCA
This window encodes:
- the ZNF518B gene encoding zinc finger protein 518B, with protein sequence MQMKKMKDSGQQLWTTQVDDGHNSLTMSLKQPNANRATRPDRQEAQTLLYQVSEAEAATMTVATCVKCKSVYKIPLQDLKRDTGQSQKEDKYVCFKCSLGVAPPHFHFVNNNHSATHIGNKPETISSSVNNKFKVRNFKPGKYYCDKCRFSTKDPLQYKKHTLQHEEIKFICSHCSYISYTKGEFQRHLVKHTGIFPYQCEYCDYGAIRNDYIVKHRKRVHEKAGGKRLPKTIAKLEPKRISASKQNPELLKASSPRTAFQNKLSDQLSRFSLHSNKDRMHNIMLLPESKEYQKDVVCIPNKVTLSEPNEVNLFENKSVEVEVLSPAKEPVQPGMPLTVVAPAELIVPANCLAQLIDVKVVNGTQQLVLKLFPLEENNCLAAGGGDGGNSERVTKEKDSREQEKMASAEQTKSLMIEGNVGKLAGIHNLQSSVQKQLKNVKWVRSYDFFTSNSSVHSGGESFLNPDRVEGLQKKGYTYPQRTALPSIALKGHSPSSLIKNGILSGLGTTSNSFPYKAAVSFTEDGRNLHSDSQQLFPLAASPATISFSGEKDSLPLSKKDVESRNEISFPVKMAPPNKKLKHNQTQEHKAVSNTGQISSQPKSEYLHINIAGEDGIRSQQSGDKPLELKNSEKTNDSFEGPVISSVFSLSSGSENVPEGIKWNSSTSKIKSIELLRRKIAQLIESCGKPSSLAASNAHRHSVGKASKVTSKATSEGIQEINMSFTSTGYSTGTLPKPRDDVGINGQLTHQQIYPHLVEGSSGKTESGVTRKPHLAPPVLIPKGAVLRVLNSSENSHIIEATCEAPVSIPCSETQLIKPIPFCPVKQTDLDLQSSTSESGPIDMSQNHDLSLWAKSRKESANCSTMLKKTGLLHGQQGSSEMSKQGKLFSRSLPVSKNKTKQVNSSKKKSKIQADPSRCFKDPSIFQVARQLRLIAAKPDQLIKCPRRNQPVIVLNHPDVDSPEVSNVMKVINKYKGNVLKVVLSERTRCQLGIRRHHVRLTYQNVEEANQIKRQMMLKMKLKKVHKNNYQVVDSLPDDSSQCIFKCWFCGRLYEDQEEWMSHGQRHLIEATRDWDVLSSKGK